The nucleotide sequence ACCAAAGAGATGGTCCGCCACGTGGCCGCGAGGTCGCCTTTCAGGTACAGCGCTTCGGCGAGGCCGACCGAGTGGATGCGGATGCCCACCGCATCCAATTCGGCGTACGCCTGCTCCAGCCGCTGCCGCGACAGCTGCTCGGCCTCGTCGACGCGGTTCAGCATGAGCAGCGCGTCCGCCCGCTGGGCGTCGAGGTAGCGGTTCGCGTGCCGGAGGTGGCGCGAATCGGGCAGGCCGTCGAGGAGTTCGAGCACGCGGGCGGGGCGCCCGAGCTCGAGAAGCAGCCAGCAGTGCAGGTTCGCCGCCCAAGCCCTGGCGAATCCACTCGGCTGGTCGGCCAGGCAGGCGTCGAGCAGGTCGGCGGAGAGCGTCGCGCCCTCCGCCGGCGCGCGCACGACCGACCAATACGTGCACAGCAGGATGTGGTGTGCGCCCACCAGCGCCTCGCACCGCGCGAGGAAAACGGCGATATCGCGGTCCGTCGCACCCGACCAGATCAGCCACTGGAGCTGGAGCAGGCAGAACTCGGCGCGTGCCGCCTCCGCGTCGTCGTCGCGCAGCACCGTGTCCGCGAACACCTCCGCGAAGGCGTCCGTGTCCGGCCGGCTGAGCAGGGTGTGCAGGTAGACGATCGCGTTCCCGATGCCGGGGTCGGCCATCCACCGCGTCCGTGCCTCCGCCTGCTCGCCTGCGACCCGCTGCTCGACGTGCGAGGCGAGGTCGGTCGCCCAGCGCCAGTAGTCGTCGACCTGTGCCCGGTCGTTCACGTACAGGCGGTCGGTCGCGCTGTCGGGAGCCGGCAACGGCGGTGTGGATGCGGCGCCCAGCACCGAACGCAGCCGGTCGGTGAGCTCGGCGCGGCGGAAGTCGGATGTCCGTGCCCGGAGCGCGCGGCCGAGGGCTGGGGGCGAAACGCTCACCAGCTGTCCGTCCGTTCCGCGGTGGAGGGCGATCCGTCCGCGTTCGGCGAGACGGTGGAGCGGCGCGGTGCCGACCATTCGCTCGGCGTCGTCCGACGCGATCGATCCGGCCCAGGCGAGCGCTTCGAGCGCATCCACCTCGTCGGATCCGAGCCGGGAGGTCAACGCGTTGGCGACCGCGTCGAGCGGGATGCCGTCCAGCGGACCGGTCTGGGTCCATACGCCGTCGACCAGGTCGATCGCGCCCGCCCAGCGCCCACCGTCGACGAGCGCGGTCGCGACGCGCGGGTTGCCTCCCGAGTGGGTCGTGATCGCGGTGATCAGCGCAGAGTCCGGCGTGCCGGACAGGCGCCAGGTGAGCAGCGACGAGATCCCCCAGTATCCGAGCGGGGCGATGCGGACCTGCGCGGGAGACCGCTGGCCGATCAGGTGGCGCACGGGTCGAGTGGCGTCGTCGTCTGCGCTCCCTCGACCGCCCCGGTCGAGCGGCAGGTCGAGCCCGGCGGTGCCGA is from Leifsonia sp. 466MF and encodes:
- a CDS encoding LuxR C-terminal-related transcriptional regulator codes for the protein MRVATQQEREWADVVGAGQSASSNPAIIATRDWVSHGQDVLILGDDGAGKTHLAQQLRELFLDRGTNVLMLSGSRSSRDTALAPFLFHDLVALDQPKHRWVPAEIVRILTPELRGRSNVILIDGVDLLDQESVLVVERLLETTSSRLVGTAGLDLPLDRGGRGSADDDATRPVRHLIGQRSPAQVRIAPLGYWGISSLLTWRLSGTPDSALITAITTHSGGNPRVATALVDGGRWAGAIDLVDGVWTQTGPLDGIPLDAVANALTSRLGSDEVDALEALAWAGSIASDDAERMVGTAPLHRLAERGRIALHRGTDGQLVSVSPPALGRALRARTSDFRRAELTDRLRSVLGAASTPPLPAPDSATDRLYVNDRAQVDDYWRWATDLASHVEQRVAGEQAEARTRWMADPGIGNAIVYLHTLLSRPDTDAFAEVFADTVLRDDDAEAARAEFCLLQLQWLIWSGATDRDIAVFLARCEALVGAHHILLCTYWSVVRAPAEGATLSADLLDACLADQPSGFARAWAANLHCWLLLELGRPARVLELLDGLPDSRHLRHANRYLDAQRADALLMLNRVDEAEQLSRQRLEQAYAELDAVGIRIHSVGLAEALYLKGDLAATWRTISLVLRQGTPGPDNRTYPRLVALGAVVQAQSGNTELAEVLQRELDALDDGHRPLFGAQAEWGRAHLASAEGDPDEADELLWRAGEADLEKGYVAAALRRFNAISAPLSDQRAQRFAHVASSSEAALFDSRARLHTALAAGDPDAVAAALRTAQPGNDLRLTATALHLIDRRRDAVGKAPLSPSDRSMLVGERVAASLSANPSGRRDGEGGLSDREREVALLARSGLTNREISTRLYLSVRTVENHVYRALRKLGLGSRSDLRDQWNPEAV